The sequence cctcaagggcggcgcggctgcctccctcggcgCTCGACACGGCCTGCGCCATGTCCGCGGCGcggtcctccgccagctgcgccagcgcgcccgccgcctcggcagcaacgccggcgcgcgcagcgcactcctccgacgcaacgcaagcgcgctcctgctcggcgcgctcggcggcctcggttgcctcaagggcggcgcggctgcctccctcggcgCTCGACACGGCCTGCGCCATGTCCGCGGCGcggtcctccgccagctgcgccagcgcgcccgccgcctcggcagcaacgccggcgcgcgcagcgcactcctccgacgcaacgcaagcgcgctcctgctcggcgcgctcggcggcctcggttgcctcaagggcggcgcggctgcctccctcggcgCTCGACACGGCCTGCGCCATGTCCGCGGCGcggtcctccgccagctgcgccagcgcgcccgccgcctcggcagcaacgccggcgcgcgcagcgcactcctccgacgcaacgcaagcgcgcccctgctcggcgcgctcggcggcctcggttgcctcaagggcggcgcggctgcctccctcggcgCTCGACACGGCCTGCGCCATGTCCGCGGCGcggtcctccgccagctgcgccagcgcgcccgccgcctcggcagcaacgccggcgcgcgcagcgcactcctccgacgcaacgcaagcgcgcccctgctcggcgcgctcggcggcctcggttgcctcaagggcggcgcggctgcctccctcggcgCTCGACACGGCCTGCGCCATGTCCGCGGCGcggtcctccgccagctgcgccagcgcgcccgccgcctcggcagcaacgccggcgcgcgcagcgcactcctccgacgcaacgcaagcgcgctcctgctcggcgcgctcggcggcctcggttgcctcaagggcggcgcggctgcctccctcggcgCTCGACACGGCCTGCGCCATGTCCGCGGCGcggtcctccgccagctgcgccagcgcgcccgccgcctcggcagcaacgccggcgcgcgcagcgcactcctccgacgcaacgcaagcgcgctcctgctcggcgcgctcggcggcctcggttgcctcaagggcggcgcggctgcctccctcggcgCTCGACACGGCCTGCGCCATGTCCGCGGCGcggtcctccgccagctgcgccagcgcgcccgccgcctcggcagcaacgccggcgcgcgcagtgcactcctccgacgcaacgcaagcgcgctcctgctcggcgcgctcggcggcctcggttgcctcaagggcggcgcggctgcctccctcggcgCTCGACACGGCCTGCGCCATGTCCGCGGCGcggtcctccgccagctgcgccagcgcgcccgccgcctcggcagcaacgccggcgcgcgcagcgcactcctccgacgcaacgcaagcgcgctcctgctcggcgcgctcggcggcctcggttgcctcaagggcggcgcggctgcctccctcggcgCTCGACACGGCCTGCGCCATGTCCGCGGCGcggtcctccgccagctgcgccagcgcgcccgccgcctcggcagcaacgccggcgcgcgcagcgcactcctccgacgcaacgcaagcgcgctcctgctcggcgcgctcggcggcctcggttgcctcaagggcggcgcggctgcctccctcggcgCTCGACACGGCCTGCGCCATGTCCGCGGCGcggtcctccgccagctgcgccagcgcgcccgccgcctcggcagcaacgccggcgcgcgcagcgcactcctccgacgcaacgcaagcgcgctcctgctcggcgcgctcggcggcctcggttgcctcaagggcggcgcggctgcctccctcggcgCTCGACACGGCCTGCGCCATGTCCGCGGCGcggtcctccgccagctgcgccagcgcgcccgccgcctcggcagcaacgccggcgcgcgcagcgcactcctccgacgcaacgcaagcgcgctcctgctcggcgcgctcggcggcctcggttgcctcaagggcggcgcggctgcctccctcggcgCTCGACACGGCCTGCGCCATGTCCGCGGCGcggtcctccgccagctgcgccagcgcgcccgccgcctcggcagcaacgccggcgcgcgcagcgcactcctccgacgcaacgcaagcgcgctcctgctcggcgcgctcggcggcctcggttgcctcaagggcggcgcggctgcctccctcggcgCTCGACACGGCCTGCGCCATGTCCGCGGCGcggtcctccgccagctgcgccagcgcgcccgccgcctcggcagcaacgccggcgcgcgcagcgcactcctccgacgcaacgcaagcgcgcccctgctcggcgcgctcggcggcctcggttgcctcaagggcggcgcggctgcctccctcggcgCTCGACACGGCCTGCGCCATGTCCGCGGCGcggtcctccgccagctgcgccagcgcgcccgccgcctcggcagcaacgccggcgcgcgcagcgcactcctccgacgcaacgcaagcgcgctcctgctcggcgcgctcggcggcctcggttgcctcaagggcggcgcggctgcctccctcggcgCTCGACACGGCCTGCGCCATGTCCGCGGCGcggtcctccgccagctgcgccagcgcgcccgccgcctcggcagcaacgccgccggaGAAGCGGGGTTTCGGTGGCGCGAAAGTGTCAGAATTGAGTTTCGAGGTACGTGTgaaggcagcggaggtgAAGGGCTCGGCTTGGTGGGGAGCTTCTTgtggatgtgcgtgtgtagagCCCAGACGCTCGTATGGTTTAGAGAAGGGCTTGTGTTTCCATTCCTCACATGTTGTGGGCTGTGAAGGAAAGTCACTGCCTGAGTGGCAGAGCCTCTCTGAGGTGTGTGAGGCAGGTGTGAATTTTCGGGGGAGCGGCGGTCCTTCCCCAACGTTCGAGTTGGGGCTGGTGGGCGAGACCTCGATCTTAGGTGTGACGTCTTTGGAGGGTGTGCTCGAGTCAACGAATAGCTCCTTGGCTACGCGTGAGTCATGATGGTCGGGACATCCTGGTCTTTCGCGGGTGTATAACTGCCGCTGATCACAGTCGGTGCCACTGGTGTAAAGCCGTGATGCTGCTGTGATCTGTGCTGCTCTAATACGCTTTTCACGATCTTGCAGGAGACGTAGTTTTGTGTAGTCGCGCAGGATGAGCTGAAGCTCCTTGAGTTCGTCAACGAGCAGTCTTGAGTACGCAGCACTGATAGCGGCATCGAACCGGAGGACGGGGTTCTTGGGAAAGAACTCTGCGTCCATGTTGGCGCTTGGCGTCCGTAGCGCCCGTTACGGATGTAAGAATTTTGTTGACGTTGTAAGAAAAACGTATTTTggtgtgtgtaggtgtgcgcCCTCGGCGAGAaaggcacacagacacagaagGGCAGCTCAGGAaggctgctggcggcggatGAGTGTAATCGAtcgaaaaaaagaaaaggaaaaagcttactgcagctgctgtaTAAACGGGGGGAGCccctgccctcctcgccccttcCGTCGCCCAGTGGGGCCGCGACTTTTCAAGGGAAAACGCAGGAGTGAGCACAGGACCAAGAGCAACGAGAGGAAGCGTGTAGGAGCGCGCCCGCCCTGTCGTCGGGTGGTGTTGGCCTGGTGTGTGCTGTAAATGGAAAGAGAGTTCTCTCGTGGGATGTGTTGGGGTGTTCAACGCGCGCCTGTATGTGACCTTGGCCTTGTCTGTGAGGTGAGCCGGTGATGGCTCGGCGATGCCTCCGTCCTGCGCACTCTGCGATCGCCTTCGGCGCGTGCCAGCGCTTTCCTTGCGTGAGAGCGTCGCAAGGCAGGTTTAggtgccgttgctgctgctcagcgcctcgttgtGGCCTAGCAGAGATGtgaagagggaaaagaaaaggaatGTGAGGGGTGTGGTGTCCAGCACAgacgtcgctgcggctgcgcgcgcgtgtatggGCGTCTGCATGCTCTGGGTTGCCTCTCATTTGCGTATTCTGTGCGACGACGCCCCGGACGAGTGTCGCATGCAATGATTGCCCCCACCTCACTGGGTGgcggcacgtgcgcacggcAACCCTTCCTGGAAAGCAAGAGCaggggccgccgcggccgcacacacacacacacacgccaacaCCCTTTTCACCTCTGCAAGGCACAGCCGTAGATAATTAATGAAGATATCCATGCAAATCCTCAGGCAGAACACCTCTGCTTCGTTGGTACGCGTACGGGGCTACAAGCCAGGCCACGCCTTCGTATATGCACGCACCTCAGCAAGGACAAGGGGAAAAGGCGGGATCGGATAGGGGATGGGATAGGGAGGGGTTTCAACACAGCCCGGGGAGAAGAAATAGCagttgtgtgcatgtgcgttgTGCCAAACGCGAAGTGGAACACAACCGCGCTTAAGATTAAAAAAGAACGACGAAGAtttgagagagagagagcaggaggagaaACAGCAGTGGTCGTGGAAAGGAGTGATGTGCCGTCCCGTGTAGCACAGGAGTAGCAGCACTAGAGGCCTTGACGCCACGCTCCCCCGGCCCCCGAACACTAAGCGTTTATGAGGGGGCCGCGTTCTCTTTTCGCGTCGCGTAAGGTGGTGGGGTGCGCACTGCGCATCGTCCTCTCGACCCGGCAAGAGGCATgctcatacacacacaagcgcacacactcCTCTACAGAGCGAGGTGACGCACGATTCCACCACAGCCTCGTATTTTCGTTACCTACAGCCGAGTTCGTCATCGTGTCCGGCCATCTGTGCGCCCTGCGAGTGCTCCCGTGACCCAAAGTGCAGCAGAACGACAAGCGCACACATGGAGGCACGAACTTGTGGCCCCTCTCACTGTGAATCTGCTTTTCTGTAcatgtgtgtgggggtggggtgggggagggaggggggcacgGCAAACACTGGTAGCTGCCGGTGCACGCCTGAATTCGTGGACTGGTCtctgcatcgccgcctctcGTGCTCGTGCTCACGTTGCTCTTGCTGCcggtttttttttgtctttttcATAGTCGTGGGAGTTTTGCGAGGAGGTGGGCCTGAACACGCAAGAAAATaatgaaaacaaaaaaaaggaaaaggaaagggcGACGCCGAGAACGGGCACGAACAACCGAAAAGAGCCTCGTGTCATCACGCATGTCGACTTTTTGCCGCTTGCCTGCGTCAGTGCGACTCCCTCACCTCGCACGGGAGATAAAGGCGACAAGCgcagaggcgacggcgaaggcaGAGAGGTGGGCAGAGTTTGCATGAGAGAGCTACGCTttcctgcgcgcgcacctcttcAACCCTCTCGCGGCATCCAAAAAAGATGCACccttctcgccctccccttcgCGGACCGCTCAAGGACACAGAGGCCACCTACTTGATCGGGATGAAGCGGGAGGAGTGCGTGGCACCCACGCCAGGGCGACCGTGCAGCACCGGGCGGTAGCTCATCGAGAACTCGCCGAGGTAGTGACCGATCATCTCACCCTTGATCTCCACAGCGTTGAACTGGTGGCCGTTGTAGATCGCCACCACGGACCCCACCATCTCCGGTGTGATCACCAcgtcgcgcaggtgcgtctTTACAGCCTTCGGCTTCTCGCCAACCTTCACGTGCTTCTTCGCCTCGCGCAggcgcttcagcagcacgGGCGGGCGGCGGTCCACATGGCGGTTCATgttgcggcgcgcacgcgcgtgcaccagcgccctgaactcctcctcgctcagcGCAAGCAGGGGGTCGATCTCAAGCCCACGGTACGTGAACTTGTGGAACGTGCGCTCCTTCTTGAGCTGCTCGTAGCGCTCAGCGGTGATGTTGGACGCCATCTTGAGAGGGCAGACTGATGACTAGCAGCATGGCCAACGAGAACGTAGAGGCAAAAACAGTCAGTTGGAGTGTTTAGAGGAGTTTTGGTGGAGGAGTTCGatgtgtcgtcgtcgtcggtttgtgtgtgtgtgtgtgtgtgtgtgtgtgcgtaggCCGCACAGCGAGCCGATGGGTTGCCGCGGATCATTGGCAAAGTATGAgagtagcagcagcaaaaagaagaagcagagAGCGACGTGAACAGGGCGCAAGCATCTGGAATCAAGTACAGCGTCATGAGAGGGAAGGATACACAGagacgccacgcacacacacacacacacagaaagcaAAGGCCTGCGTGTTGACAAGAGGGGTGGGTCGTGTTCCTGGCGAACGTTgtccgacgccgccgcacgccacCCGGTTGGCTGGCAAGCcaagaggagagaggtgtggcatgggaggggggaggggccgaTGCAAGAGGAACGCACCACTTTACACATTGCCATGCATAGCGACCCAGCATCAGTGCCCACATGACTATGGAGAGACCACGGGTGCACAGTAGCGTCCACAAGCATATATTCACATATAGTTCGCTTGTCGTCTTCAGAAGGCATCGCTCCAAGTCTAGCATCTCAACTGCGGAGTGATGATTGCCTTCGCGTGATGGCGCAAGTACGCGCGGCTGAGTCTGTGCTCATCAACGCGCTAGGTAGTGCGCTGGGTCCTGAGATACCTCGCTCTGCGGTGTGGCCGCTCCTCGTCATGAAGGCAGAAGAGCAGCACTCGGCAAAATCAACCTAAGCCCGGCAGAGAAACGAGGTGGCAGGCACATGAACGCCGTGGAAGTTCCAACGCACGGCGATGAGTTATACATCGTGTGCCAAGGCAACGCGCTCGCCTGCCTGGAGTTGTGCATGGTTATGCTCGCATGCAAcgtcacacgcacgcgcatgcgcatgccCGATGAAAATGAGGCGCCATCAAAACGAGAAACGACCTTGAAAATggccgaggaggaagcgCTAGTGTGGTGCCTCCTCTTCATAcgctgccagcagcggcagcgtcgggGCAACTGACGCGGCCGTCGTTGTTTCCTGCTCCCGCCCGTCCGGTTGGAAGATTTGCCATGGAAGGGTCGGCAaggcgcgacgcagcgcgtGCCGGAGGCTGTACCACTCTACCAGGTTGCCTTCCTccgacgccgccagcagcgccttggcAGTGCCGCTCCATAGGGCATCATCGCTCTCCGCTGAGCCAAGGCGGCCTCCTTCGAACGAGAGTGAGCTTGCCTGGCCACGTTTCCCCTTGTTGCTGTGCTTGACCTGCGGGGATCTTCGCGCCTTGGTTTTGGAGttctcgctgccgccctgcACAGGGGGTtgcacgctgcggcgcgttGCCACCTTCTCTTGCGTGGCCGTCCGCCTCCCACTCTTCTCGGCACTGTTTTTGGAGAGGCCACCCATACGGCCGGTAGCGGAAGCGGCGTTGCTGAGAGTCGCGTCAGCCTCGTGCGGCGAGTCTGCCCTCGGCTCCTCATCGCCGTCATCCGGCCCCCCGGACTCGCCGAGCCACGCGGCGTTTTTGCCGCGGAAGGGAAAGTGGGTAGACGTCTTGAAGTGCGGCAGCCCCTGCACCGCCTTGTCCACCATGCGTGTCACGACGTGCCGGTCCTCCGTCCGCTTGTCCTTCAGCACATTCTTGCGCGACTCTAGCAGGATCATGTAGTCGCTCGTCAAGCCTCGTACGCCAAGCAAATCTGCCGCCTCGGGCCTGAGCTGCGTCCCTGCAAGGGCCGCCGCAGAGATGCGACCAATCGTGACGCGCGCAAGAGAGTTGCCGTCGCCCGTCCCCGTCGATCCGAGGAGGGCAGCGTGAATGCCCTCTTCACGCGTCACTTCGTCCAGcgcagccagcgcagcctttgcgcgaggaagaggaagcagGTAGAGGCCAAGCACCGCCTCGCTTTCCTCCACCAGCGGGCACAGCGCGGCTTCGATGCGAGTGTAGAGGCCTTCGAGTGTGTCGTGGACAAGGTGGCGGCAGAAGCGTATGATGCACGTGGCCCCTATGGGAGGAAGCAtcgacggtggcgaggaAGCTGTGAACGACGTCGGCAGTGGCACCTCGTGGGTGATCAAGGACGACGGAAGCGGCGTCCGTATCGTCTGcttctccgccgctgccacaccCGCAGCCGTGTTGTCGGCTGTGCAGCTGGCCACGGCCCGCATCGTGCCTTTCTCTAACGAGGCGGTGAGCGATTCACGCATGCAGTACGTCTCATCAGCGAAGAGAGCCACCGAGCCGAGGGTGCCACCGTACAGCGGCGTGTGGTTCGCCTCGAAGGTCTGTGCCACCGCCTGGACGGCGCGCAGCCCGACTTTGGCGTCCATGTCGGATACAGATCGCACTACCGCCTTCACCAGCCGCGAGTACGCAAATCGGCGAGTGCCCTCGCTGTCCAGCCCCTcgatgcgccgccgcagtcggcCCAGCACCGTCTCCATTAAATCAAACGTCTCGATGGGCACTTGGCCATCGACCAACTTGAGGAACAGCTCGCagagcggctgcgacggTTGGtagcgcaccgccgcgtacCACAGGTTGTACGTAAAACGCGCCAGCTCGAACTCCACGATCGGGGCGGCCTCCTTCCACGGGCAGTCCTTCACCGTCAGTCGCTCGTCGGCTATCGGGGTCCGCTGCGATCCGGGGCCGTGCATGCCGTCAcccacgccgtcgccgctttGGAACGATTTGCTCTGCGACGGTGTGCTGCTTGTTTTGGGGAAGCGAAGCGCGACGGTGCCCGGCAACACGAGCGGCAGATGCGGCTGCGCGTTCTGCGGGGACAGGTTCGCAAGCACCTCACGGGCGAACTGTGTGACCACGTAGCCGAATGGCGTGttttcctccgccgccgccacatccTCCTTTCCTGCGTCCAgtcgcgccagcagcacctcacGGTGCTCAAAGAGCTGGTAGACGCGTGGGGCGAGCATCTTGTTATCCCGCACAAAACGTGCGCGTCGACGGATCGCCTTGTAGCTTTTGAAGAAGTTGTAAAGGATGCACGCCGCTTGGGCCTCCGTCCAGAAGTAGTTCGGCACGTCGGGGGTGATGAAAGTGCGCAGAAAGTGCGGAATCGACGGCCACGCGGAAACGGGGAACACCGGaatggcggccgcctccgaGACCCGCTCCAGCATGCCGCCGAccccgccaccgctggcagCGGTCTCGTTCCCTTCGtcgagccacgctgacagcgtgtgcagctgacgcgcacgcaggagGGCCGAGTTGAGCTGGTGCTTCATGTTGATCGACAAGGTAGAGAGCTCGGACAGGATGTTGGCGGTGGAGTGGCGAAGATCGATGCCGAGCTCCGTTTGCAAAGCCAGCGGCACCCCGCGCGGTCGCGGCGTCATCACGGCAATCTCGTTGCCCTGCTCATCCACCTGCCGCACAAATCGCTTCTCGTGGATGTACGTGTACAAGTCCCTCACCTGCTCTTCCAGCTCTGAAACGGTGAAGCTGAGGTCCAGATTCTGCTGCTTGAGTCCGTTAATGCGCATGCGATAGGCGGAGTGGTCGTCGAAGGCCGAGTGCAGTAGttcctcctgcagcgtcagGCGTGAGTTCACCAGCTCCTGCTTGGCAGCGGCCATGAACTGCACCGGCAGCTTGTGCGACTTGTTGCGACCGCCACgcaccccaccgccgccgctgctgctgtcatcgtcgccgtcgccgtcgacggtCGAGGCCTGTGGCACAAAAGGCCGCTGCCCGTCCAACGACGTCTGGAACGCCATCATCTCCTCGCTGGCGGGGGGGAGATCGATGCGGTGGCGCGctagcacctcctccagctgctcaaTGCGGAGGTTCAGCTGCTGATTGGTATTGAACACAGACGCGATCAGGTGACGGAAGTCGCGGAACTGATCCTCCGTCTTCTCGCAAGTGTTCAtgcgctgcaccagctgctcCTTCACCGCCATCAGCTCCGCATCGCGCTCCTGACGCAGggcaaaggcggcagcgtgctccgcctttgcctcctcctctgcctgctTCCTCGCCAGCATGAGCTCGCGTATCTTCCCTTCGAAAAATGTCTCGAACTGCTCGTacagctctctctcctgctgccgcagcgcttcTGCCTtctccgtggcggcgcggcgcagcgacgcggTCACGTCCTCGGTGTAGCGCTGCATCGACTCCGCCACCTTGGCGAGGAGCGGATACACGGCAggcaggagggagagcgccTTCTGAATGACCTTGTGCCGGCCCTCCAGTGACGTGCCTCGTCcaccgcgctgctggaggaagTCCTCGAGCTCACGCAAGCGCTCGGCCcgcacggcggccgtggtACCCGTGGACTCCGATAGCGGAGCTGGTGTGCCGGTGCTTGTGAGTagcgaagaaggcgcagccgctgccgttgcaaCCGTAGATACCACTCGTCCGGCGTAGGTCGAATTCTCATGTGCGGCCGTGGTGGAgcatggcagcggcagcggcagcgaccgAGACTCGGCTGGACGAGGTGCTGTACTTCTGCTAGTGCCGGCCCGAGCTGCGGCCGGCTCATTGGACTCGCGCGTCACGGATTCAACGAGGGAGTGCAATGCCGTTGGCGTGTTCCACGGCTGACCGTACATCCCccgcgaagcggcagcagccgcgtgcGGAGAGCTGCCGCCGAGTCTGGTCTTCTCCTCCGTTCGCGGTTCCGTCTTGTCCTGTGTACTTTTTGCCAGGGAGGCCGGGGGCATGTACGAACGTCCCAaggacggctgctgctgccgacacAGCGCCGGGAGAGCCTGCGGAGACGAACGCGAATGCATGTGAAAGGTAGCGTGCAAGCCAGATGGAATGGGCAGCGCAAGGAAGCCGAGAAAGAGGCGCCAAGTCACGCCCGAGGCGCCCCGTGCAGtgaggtgggagggggatgaTGAGTGTACGTTACGTTTCTCTCGGTGTACAGGTATGCAGACCGTCTGCCGTGCACGGAAAAG comes from Leishmania infantum JPCM5 genome chromosome 22 and encodes:
- a CDS encoding putative 40S ribosomal protein S15, with the protein product MASNITAERYEQLKKERTFHKFTYRGLEIDPLLALSEEEFRALVHARARRNMNRHVDRRPPVLLKRLREAKKHVKVGEKPKAVKTHLRDVVITPEMVGSVVAIYNGHQFNAVEIKGEMIGHYLGEFSMSYRPVLHGRPGVGATHSSRFIPIK